A DNA window from Ctenopharyngodon idella isolate HZGC_01 chromosome 10, HZGC01, whole genome shotgun sequence contains the following coding sequences:
- the malt2 gene encoding MALT paracaspase 2 isoform X1: MEDKNLGETLNEAALNRLGYMLDNLECGWKQLAKAVAEQPQFCYSDKELTDCSLKVLSPHGSPGRYLLALLADRGCTLAFLLQCLKKIEHREAVGFLTTHVIEQIGITLQPQSQRVPEGSPVVLSCRAVGPVELTYQWFKGKDEVPGGSGPELVLNPVSPAQQGHYICRVSSGDKYIFSNWAHVRLLRSGGSSAGPSGSYFPSSTSGLNIIQQPRPQVLMEGDTLYLECVAQANPPPQFQWYLNKLPMPTCTKSFLKIPCITTADRGTYTCRVYNLYHEMWSDQVQVNIGPGPSSDVSWETSEVGTPDAGPRQMGDCCATDKVALLMGNMNYLHHRQLRAPMADVHELTNLLRQLDFKVVSLLDLNWQEMHSAVTEFLLLLDRGVYGLLYFAGHGYENYGNSFMVPIDAPASYTFKHCLWVQDVLQRMQERQTGLNVFLLDMCRKRNPNDESIPQPGPLRVTANIVFGYATCVDAEAFEVNKDDLSNGIFMRFLKKRLMEPEKVTVILDKVAEDMGRCEITRGRQALELRSNLSERRALTDSIQAPACKVTASTRNLQWAIAHVIPESRCLQFECGVKVQLGFAAEFSNIMIIYTRILETPKDIESCSAQLSNFTEGPEVDLKHSNQESLREAGSLLLTLDDLQPLEQPRLFTRISALQRLKKELSFTVCLHYKYANLDEELLEEQRVTVGKPLVSKLNLHEPRLSPASATDLQMSSMMESSSFSESFRANLSDSNLSSIGSASTSWSYYQGPRESPTCTGLKNEPEETISPEFLESEEPPAIKSLPSASSEELPFKFSNLPNSI, translated from the exons ATGGAGGACAAGAATTTGGGTGAAACCCTGAATGAGGCAGCGCTAAACAGACTTGGTTACATGCTAGACAATCTAGAATGTGGTTGGAAACAGCTGGCAAAGGCAGTGGCTGAGCAGCCACAATTCTGCTATAG TGACAAAGAGCTGACTGACTGCTCACTCAAAGTGCTAAGTCCACATGGCAGTCCTGGTCGATACCTGCTTGCCCTCCTTGCAGATAGAGGGTGTACTTTGGCTTTCTTGCTTCAGTGCCTGAAGAAAATTGAGCATAGAGAGGCTGTTGGATTTCTTACTACACATG TGATTGAGCAGATTGGCATCACACTGCAGCCACAGAGTCAGCGGGTACCAGAGGGGAGTCCTGTGGTTCTGAGCTGCAGAGCAGTTGGACCTGTGGAGCTCACCTACCAGTGGTTCAAGGGCAAAGATGAG GTGCCAGGAGGCAGTGGCCCAGAGCTGGTGCTAAATCCTGTAAGTCCAGCTCAACAGGGCCACTACATCTGCCGTGTAAGTTCTGGGGACAAGTACATCTTCTCCAACTGGGCCCATGTACGTCTACTGAGGTCTGGAGGCTCAAGTGCAG GTCCCAGTGGTAGCTACTTCCCTTCTTCAACTAGTGGGTTGAATATAATTCAGCAACCCAGGCCTCAAGTGTTGATGGAGGGAGACACTCTCTATCTCGAATGTGTTGCTCAGGCCAACCCACCTCCACAGTTCCAGTGGTATCTAAACAAACTGCCAATGCCAACGTGTACTAAGAGCTTCTTAAAG ATTCCATGCATAACCACAGCGGACAGAGGTACATATACTTGCAGGGTTTACAACCTCTATCATGAAATGTGGAGTGATCAGGTCCAAGTAAACATCG GTCCTGGTCCTTCTTCTGATGTCTCATGGGAAACATCTGAAGTGG GTACTCCTGATGCGGGTCCAAGGCAAATGGGTGATTGTTGCG CCACTGACAAGGTAGCACTGCTTATGGGGAATATGAACTACCTGCATCACCGGCAGCTGAGAGCTCCAATGGCCGATGTGCATGAGTTGACAAACCTTCTACGCCAGTTAGACTTTAAAGTCGTCTCTCTGCTGGACCTCAACTGGCAGGAGATGCATAGTGCTGTTACTGAGTTCCTGCTGCTGTTGGATCGAGGTGTTTATG GGCTGCTGTACTTTGCTGGTCATGGCTATGAGAACTATGGGAACAGTTTCATGGTACCCATAGATGCTCCAGCCTCTTATACCTTCAAGCACTGTCTCTGGGTGCAGGACGTGTTGCAACGCATGCAAGAGCGCCAGACGGGACTTAACGTCTTTCTATTAGACATGTGTCGGAAACG AAACCCAAACGATGAGAGCATTCCACAACCTGGCCCCTTGAGAGTGACCGCAAACATAGTTTTTGGCTACGCAAC GTGTGTTGATGCCGAAGCATTTGAAGTAAATAAAGACGATCTTTCTAATGGAATCTTCATGCGCTTCCTTAAGAAGAGGCTGATGGAGCCAGAGAAGGTCACGGTCATACTTGACAAAGTAGCAGAAG ACATGGGAAGGTGTGAAATCACTCGTGGCCGGCAGGCTCTGGAGCTGCGCAGTAATCTCTCGGAGCGACGTGCCCTGACGGACAGTATTCAGGCCCCAGCGTGCAAAGTCACAGCGTCAACGCGGAACTTACAGTGGGCCATCGCGCATG TCATCCCAGAGAGCCGCTGTCTTCAGTTTGAGTGTGGTGTCAAGGTACAGCTCGGTTTCGCTGCAGAGTTCTCCAATATCATGATAATCTACACTCGGATACTGGAGACTCCTAAAGACATTGAGTCATGCTCTGCTCAGCTCTCAAACTTTACAGAG GGCCCCGAAGTAGACCTGAAGCACAGCAATCAGGAGAGTCTCCGCGAGGCTGGCAGCTTACTACTGACCCTGGATGATCTACAGCCTTTGGAACAACCTCGGCTCTTTACTCGTATTAGTGCCCTGCAAAGGCTGAAG AAAGAGCTCTCATTTACTGTCTGTCTACACTACAAGTATGCTAATCTGGATGAAGAGCTCTTGGAAGAGCAAAGGGTCACTGTGGGCAAACCTCTAGTGTCAAAACTCAACCTTCATGAGCCACGACTCTCTCCCGCTTCCGCCACTGACCTACAAATGTCCAGTATGATGGAATCTTCATCCTTCAGTGAAAGCTTCAGAGCTAACCTGTCTGACTCAAACCTTTCCTCCATTGGATCTGCATCTACATCCTGGTCCTACTATCAGGGACCTAGGGAATCACCCACGTGCACTGGCTTAAAGAATGAACCTGAGGAAACCATAAGTCCAGAGTTTCTTGAGTCTGAAGAACCTCCCGCCATCAAGAGTTTGCCTAGTGCTTCTTCTGAGGAACTCCCATTTAAATTTAGCAACTTACCAAATTCTATTTAG
- the malt2 gene encoding MALT paracaspase 2 isoform X3, with the protein MEGDTLYLECVAQANPPPQFQWYLNKLPMPTCTKSFLKIPCITTADRGTYTCRVYNLYHEMWSDQVQVNIGPGPSSDVSWETSEVGTPDAGPRQMGDCCATDKVALLMGNMNYLHHRQLRAPMADVHELTNLLRQLDFKVVSLLDLNWQEMHSAVTEFLLLLDRGVYGLLYFAGHGYENYGNSFMVPIDAPASYTFKHCLWVQDVLQRMQERQTGLNVFLLDMCRKRNPNDESIPQPGPLRVTANIVFGYATCVDAEAFEVNKDDLSNGIFMRFLKKRLMEPEKVTVILDKVAEDMGRCEITRGRQALELRSNLSERRALTDSIQAPACKVTASTRNLQWAIAHVIPESRCLQFECGVKVQLGFAAEFSNIMIIYTRILETPKDIESCSAQLSNFTEGPEVDLKHSNQESLREAGSLLLTLDDLQPLEQPRLFTRISALQRLKKELSFTVCLHYKYANLDEELLEEQRVTVGKPLVSKLNLHEPRLSPASATDLQMSSMMESSSFSESFRANLSDSNLSSIGSASTSWSYYQGPRESPTCTGLKNEPEETISPEFLESEEPPAIKSLPSASSEELPFKFSNLPNSI; encoded by the exons ATGGAGGGAGACACTCTCTATCTCGAATGTGTTGCTCAGGCCAACCCACCTCCACAGTTCCAGTGGTATCTAAACAAACTGCCAATGCCAACGTGTACTAAGAGCTTCTTAAAG ATTCCATGCATAACCACAGCGGACAGAGGTACATATACTTGCAGGGTTTACAACCTCTATCATGAAATGTGGAGTGATCAGGTCCAAGTAAACATCG GTCCTGGTCCTTCTTCTGATGTCTCATGGGAAACATCTGAAGTGG GTACTCCTGATGCGGGTCCAAGGCAAATGGGTGATTGTTGCG CCACTGACAAGGTAGCACTGCTTATGGGGAATATGAACTACCTGCATCACCGGCAGCTGAGAGCTCCAATGGCCGATGTGCATGAGTTGACAAACCTTCTACGCCAGTTAGACTTTAAAGTCGTCTCTCTGCTGGACCTCAACTGGCAGGAGATGCATAGTGCTGTTACTGAGTTCCTGCTGCTGTTGGATCGAGGTGTTTATG GGCTGCTGTACTTTGCTGGTCATGGCTATGAGAACTATGGGAACAGTTTCATGGTACCCATAGATGCTCCAGCCTCTTATACCTTCAAGCACTGTCTCTGGGTGCAGGACGTGTTGCAACGCATGCAAGAGCGCCAGACGGGACTTAACGTCTTTCTATTAGACATGTGTCGGAAACG AAACCCAAACGATGAGAGCATTCCACAACCTGGCCCCTTGAGAGTGACCGCAAACATAGTTTTTGGCTACGCAAC GTGTGTTGATGCCGAAGCATTTGAAGTAAATAAAGACGATCTTTCTAATGGAATCTTCATGCGCTTCCTTAAGAAGAGGCTGATGGAGCCAGAGAAGGTCACGGTCATACTTGACAAAGTAGCAGAAG ACATGGGAAGGTGTGAAATCACTCGTGGCCGGCAGGCTCTGGAGCTGCGCAGTAATCTCTCGGAGCGACGTGCCCTGACGGACAGTATTCAGGCCCCAGCGTGCAAAGTCACAGCGTCAACGCGGAACTTACAGTGGGCCATCGCGCATG TCATCCCAGAGAGCCGCTGTCTTCAGTTTGAGTGTGGTGTCAAGGTACAGCTCGGTTTCGCTGCAGAGTTCTCCAATATCATGATAATCTACACTCGGATACTGGAGACTCCTAAAGACATTGAGTCATGCTCTGCTCAGCTCTCAAACTTTACAGAG GGCCCCGAAGTAGACCTGAAGCACAGCAATCAGGAGAGTCTCCGCGAGGCTGGCAGCTTACTACTGACCCTGGATGATCTACAGCCTTTGGAACAACCTCGGCTCTTTACTCGTATTAGTGCCCTGCAAAGGCTGAAG AAAGAGCTCTCATTTACTGTCTGTCTACACTACAAGTATGCTAATCTGGATGAAGAGCTCTTGGAAGAGCAAAGGGTCACTGTGGGCAAACCTCTAGTGTCAAAACTCAACCTTCATGAGCCACGACTCTCTCCCGCTTCCGCCACTGACCTACAAATGTCCAGTATGATGGAATCTTCATCCTTCAGTGAAAGCTTCAGAGCTAACCTGTCTGACTCAAACCTTTCCTCCATTGGATCTGCATCTACATCCTGGTCCTACTATCAGGGACCTAGGGAATCACCCACGTGCACTGGCTTAAAGAATGAACCTGAGGAAACCATAAGTCCAGAGTTTCTTGAGTCTGAAGAACCTCCCGCCATCAAGAGTTTGCCTAGTGCTTCTTCTGAGGAACTCCCATTTAAATTTAGCAACTTACCAAATTCTATTTAG
- the malt2 gene encoding MALT paracaspase 2 isoform X2, whose product MAYFHSGPGPSSDVSWETSEVGTPDAGPRQMGDCCATDKVALLMGNMNYLHHRQLRAPMADVHELTNLLRQLDFKVVSLLDLNWQEMHSAVTEFLLLLDRGVYGLLYFAGHGYENYGNSFMVPIDAPASYTFKHCLWVQDVLQRMQERQTGLNVFLLDMCRKRNPNDESIPQPGPLRVTANIVFGYATCVDAEAFEVNKDDLSNGIFMRFLKKRLMEPEKVTVILDKVAEDMGRCEITRGRQALELRSNLSERRALTDSIQAPACKVTASTRNLQWAIAHVIPESRCLQFECGVKVQLGFAAEFSNIMIIYTRILETPKDIESCSAQLSNFTEGPEVDLKHSNQESLREAGSLLLTLDDLQPLEQPRLFTRISALQRLKKELSFTVCLHYKYANLDEELLEEQRVTVGKPLVSKLNLHEPRLSPASATDLQMSSMMESSSFSESFRANLSDSNLSSIGSASTSWSYYQGPRESPTCTGLKNEPEETISPEFLESEEPPAIKSLPSASSEELPFKFSNLPNSI is encoded by the exons ATGGCCTATTTTCACTCAGGTCCTGGTCCTTCTTCTGATGTCTCATGGGAAACATCTGAAGTGG GTACTCCTGATGCGGGTCCAAGGCAAATGGGTGATTGTTGCG CCACTGACAAGGTAGCACTGCTTATGGGGAATATGAACTACCTGCATCACCGGCAGCTGAGAGCTCCAATGGCCGATGTGCATGAGTTGACAAACCTTCTACGCCAGTTAGACTTTAAAGTCGTCTCTCTGCTGGACCTCAACTGGCAGGAGATGCATAGTGCTGTTACTGAGTTCCTGCTGCTGTTGGATCGAGGTGTTTATG GGCTGCTGTACTTTGCTGGTCATGGCTATGAGAACTATGGGAACAGTTTCATGGTACCCATAGATGCTCCAGCCTCTTATACCTTCAAGCACTGTCTCTGGGTGCAGGACGTGTTGCAACGCATGCAAGAGCGCCAGACGGGACTTAACGTCTTTCTATTAGACATGTGTCGGAAACG AAACCCAAACGATGAGAGCATTCCACAACCTGGCCCCTTGAGAGTGACCGCAAACATAGTTTTTGGCTACGCAAC GTGTGTTGATGCCGAAGCATTTGAAGTAAATAAAGACGATCTTTCTAATGGAATCTTCATGCGCTTCCTTAAGAAGAGGCTGATGGAGCCAGAGAAGGTCACGGTCATACTTGACAAAGTAGCAGAAG ACATGGGAAGGTGTGAAATCACTCGTGGCCGGCAGGCTCTGGAGCTGCGCAGTAATCTCTCGGAGCGACGTGCCCTGACGGACAGTATTCAGGCCCCAGCGTGCAAAGTCACAGCGTCAACGCGGAACTTACAGTGGGCCATCGCGCATG TCATCCCAGAGAGCCGCTGTCTTCAGTTTGAGTGTGGTGTCAAGGTACAGCTCGGTTTCGCTGCAGAGTTCTCCAATATCATGATAATCTACACTCGGATACTGGAGACTCCTAAAGACATTGAGTCATGCTCTGCTCAGCTCTCAAACTTTACAGAG GGCCCCGAAGTAGACCTGAAGCACAGCAATCAGGAGAGTCTCCGCGAGGCTGGCAGCTTACTACTGACCCTGGATGATCTACAGCCTTTGGAACAACCTCGGCTCTTTACTCGTATTAGTGCCCTGCAAAGGCTGAAG AAAGAGCTCTCATTTACTGTCTGTCTACACTACAAGTATGCTAATCTGGATGAAGAGCTCTTGGAAGAGCAAAGGGTCACTGTGGGCAAACCTCTAGTGTCAAAACTCAACCTTCATGAGCCACGACTCTCTCCCGCTTCCGCCACTGACCTACAAATGTCCAGTATGATGGAATCTTCATCCTTCAGTGAAAGCTTCAGAGCTAACCTGTCTGACTCAAACCTTTCCTCCATTGGATCTGCATCTACATCCTGGTCCTACTATCAGGGACCTAGGGAATCACCCACGTGCACTGGCTTAAAGAATGAACCTGAGGAAACCATAAGTCCAGAGTTTCTTGAGTCTGAAGAACCTCCCGCCATCAAGAGTTTGCCTAGTGCTTCTTCTGAGGAACTCCCATTTAAATTTAGCAACTTACCAAATTCTATTTAG